From the genome of Ignavibacteriales bacterium, one region includes:
- a CDS encoding carboxypeptidase regulatory-like domain-containing protein — MKKIFSVLFILFISSITFSQVLDELYFQDNHEVYFKFNISDRAEIRTLINIISIDNVEGNTVYAYANETEFREFEGLNYGYTVLIHPGKLIEPEMSSDLEGLTAWDVYPTYEAYITMMNLFQANYPNLCRIVDAGNTVQGRKILFAVISDNVTEHEAEPQFMYTSSMHGDELTGYVLMLRLIDSLLTTYGTDSRITELVNNAEIWINPLANPDGTYRSGNNTVSGATRYNYNNYDLNRNFPDPIYGVHSNQQIETTRFRNIAESNNFTLVANFHGGTEVVNYPWDTWTNTPPDNRHHPDEAWYQYISHLYADTCQANAPSTYMNGFDDGTTNGGDWYIVNHGRQDYTNYFRWGREVTIEISDTKLIPASQLPAHWNYNRKSLIKYIESVLKGVNGVVTDTLGNPIKAKITVLNHDVDNSEVYSDSTGFYLRMLSPGAYSFKFEAPNYYTQTINNVNVSSYNSLTVLNVQLVSSIIPVELISFNSFVDGNNVTLNWQTATETNNMGFEIERMLYIKGQESNGWGKIGFVDGNGTSTEPNTYSYIDENLISGNYQYRLKQIDFNGSFEYSNTINAEFTLPIEFSLGQNYPNPFNPTTSIRYSIPNVISTEGRSLNVLLKVYDVLGNEIVTLVNEVKPSGNYEVEFNAKSISSGIYFYNLKAGSFFETKKMILLQ, encoded by the coding sequence ATGAAAAAAATATTTTCAGTTTTATTTATTTTATTTATTTCTTCAATAACATTTTCTCAAGTTTTAGATGAACTGTATTTTCAGGATAATCACGAAGTATATTTTAAGTTTAATATTTCGGATCGTGCTGAGATACGAACGCTAATAAACATAATCTCTATTGATAATGTTGAAGGTAATACCGTTTATGCATATGCAAATGAAACCGAATTCCGTGAATTTGAAGGATTAAACTATGGTTATACAGTTCTAATTCATCCCGGAAAACTAATTGAACCAGAGATGTCATCAGATCTTGAGGGACTTACTGCATGGGATGTTTATCCAACTTATGAGGCGTACATAACAATGATGAATTTGTTTCAAGCAAACTATCCCAATCTTTGCAGAATAGTTGATGCCGGAAATACAGTACAGGGAAGAAAAATATTATTTGCAGTAATTTCTGATAATGTAACTGAACACGAGGCAGAACCACAATTTATGTACACTTCCTCTATGCACGGCGACGAGCTGACAGGATATGTTTTAATGTTACGATTAATTGATTCACTTTTAACAACTTATGGAACTGATTCAAGAATTACAGAACTTGTTAACAATGCTGAGATTTGGATTAATCCACTTGCAAACCCCGATGGAACATACAGAAGTGGAAACAACACAGTCAGTGGCGCAACTCGCTATAATTATAACAATTATGATCTTAACAGAAACTTTCCTGATCCTATTTATGGTGTTCATTCAAATCAGCAAATAGAAACTACACGGTTTAGAAATATTGCAGAATCAAATAACTTTACGCTTGTTGCAAATTTTCACGGTGGAACTGAGGTAGTAAATTATCCTTGGGATACTTGGACGAATACTCCGCCAGATAATCGTCATCATCCGGATGAAGCGTGGTATCAATATATTTCTCATCTATATGCGGATACTTGCCAGGCAAATGCTCCATCTACATATATGAATGGTTTTGATGATGGGACAACAAACGGTGGCGATTGGTATATTGTGAATCATGGAAGACAGGATTACACAAATTATTTTAGATGGGGCAGAGAAGTAACAATAGAAATTTCTGATACGAAACTAATTCCTGCTTCTCAGCTTCCGGCCCACTGGAATTACAATAGAAAATCTTTAATTAAATATATAGAATCAGTTCTAAAGGGTGTTAATGGAGTAGTAACTGATACTTTAGGAAATCCAATTAAAGCAAAAATCACAGTATTAAATCACGATGTTGATAATTCAGAAGTTTATTCGGACTCAACAGGCTTTTATTTACGTATGCTATCTCCAGGGGCATATTCATTTAAATTTGAAGCACCTAATTATTATACGCAAACTATAAATAATGTAAATGTTAGTTCTTATAATTCATTAACTGTTTTAAATGTGCAGCTTGTTTCAAGTATAATTCCGGTTGAACTCATTTCATTTAATTCATTTGTTGATGGAAATAATGTAACGCTGAACTGGCAAACAGCCACAGAAACCAATAATATGGGATTTGAAATTGAAAGAATGTTATACATCAAAGGTCAAGAGTCAAACGGCTGGGGCAAAATTGGATTTGTAGATGGTAACGGAACTTCGACTGAACCAAATACCTATTCCTATATAGATGAAAATTTAATTTCTGGAAACTATCAGTACAGATTAAAGCAAATTGATTTTAATGGATCGTTTGAATATTCAAATACAATCAATGCAGAATTTACCTTGCCAATTGAATTTTCATTGGGACAAAATTATCCTAACCCATTTAATCCAACGACTTCAATACGATATAGTATTCCTAATGTCATTTCTACCGAAGGGAGAAGTCTAAATGTATTACTTAAGGTTTACGATGTTCTTGGAAATGAAATTGTTACACTAGTTAATGAAGTTAAACCTTCAGGGAATTATGAAGTTGAATTTAATGCGAAAAGTATTTCAAGTGGAATTTATTTCTATAACTTGAAAGCTGGTTCCTTTTTTGAAACTAAAAAGATGATACTCTTGCAATAA
- the rpsA gene encoding 30S ribosomal protein S1 has protein sequence MSEEKETTLKTVTPDEYEKAKNKFNDEEYSQEEFMALAKLYLDSFRDVKEGEMIKGKVVRIMGDNVIVDVGFKSEGTIPRSEFFEGVDLKVGQEIEVVLESVEDQEGNLVLSKQRADFLRIWEKVLRAHDTGEIIEGKIVKRIKGGMVVDLLGMEAFLPGSQIDIRPIRDFDAFVGQTMDFKVVKVNVPTENVVVSHKVLVEEEISGQRNAILTSLEKGQILEGTVKAITDFGVFVDLGGVDGLIHITDLSWGRINHPNEVVKLDETIKIVVTDFDEEKRRISLSLKKLLPHPWEQISEKYNLGDKVSGRVVSLTDYGAFIEIEKGIEGLIHNSEMSWTQHIKHPSQIVAMGQIVEAIILSLDKDEKKISLGIKQLEPDPWETLMAKYPVGSKHAGVARNLTNFGVFVELEPGVDGLVHISDLSWTKKIRHPGEVVKKNERIDVLVLGVDVDQRKISLGHKQIMDNPWDTFEQDYSVGKLTDGKVVRIIEKGIIAELPSHVDGFVPTTQLSTSKIKNIANHFPIDATIPLKVIEFDKESKKIVLSAIAALKEKSDEEIEQYINNFKLERVTVQNIQNAEMGTIDSSEFPIFEVSEPEVLKKEETE, from the coding sequence ATGTCCGAAGAAAAAGAAACGACTCTAAAAACTGTGACACCCGATGAGTATGAAAAAGCCAAGAATAAATTTAACGATGAAGAATACTCTCAAGAAGAGTTTATGGCGCTTGCCAAACTCTACTTAGATTCATTTAGAGATGTTAAAGAAGGCGAGATGATTAAGGGGAAAGTTGTTAGAATCATGGGTGATAATGTTATCGTTGATGTTGGTTTTAAATCCGAAGGTACAATTCCACGTAGTGAATTTTTTGAAGGCGTTGATTTAAAAGTCGGTCAAGAAATTGAAGTAGTACTCGAAAGTGTTGAAGATCAAGAAGGAAATCTTGTTCTTAGTAAACAGCGAGCTGACTTCTTGCGAATCTGGGAAAAAGTTCTTAGAGCACACGATACTGGTGAAATTATCGAAGGTAAAATTGTTAAAAGGATTAAAGGCGGAATGGTTGTTGATCTTTTAGGAATGGAAGCATTCTTACCAGGTTCGCAAATTGATATTCGTCCTATCCGAGACTTTGATGCGTTTGTTGGTCAGACAATGGATTTCAAAGTTGTTAAAGTTAACGTTCCAACAGAAAATGTAGTTGTATCACATAAAGTACTTGTTGAAGAAGAAATTTCTGGACAAAGAAATGCGATACTTACGAGCCTTGAAAAAGGACAGATTCTTGAAGGTACAGTTAAAGCAATTACAGATTTTGGTGTGTTTGTTGATCTTGGCGGCGTTGATGGTCTTATCCACATTACAGATCTTAGCTGGGGAAGAATCAACCATCCAAATGAAGTTGTAAAACTTGATGAAACTATAAAAATAGTTGTTACAGACTTTGATGAAGAGAAAAGAAGAATTTCACTTTCTCTTAAAAAACTTCTTCCACATCCTTGGGAACAAATTTCTGAAAAATATAATCTTGGTGATAAAGTTTCAGGTAGAGTTGTATCTCTAACTGATTACGGTGCTTTCATCGAGATCGAAAAAGGAATTGAAGGTCTTATTCACAATTCCGAAATGAGCTGGACTCAGCATATTAAGCATCCCTCTCAAATAGTTGCGATGGGACAAATTGTTGAAGCAATCATTTTAAGTCTTGATAAAGATGAAAAGAAAATTTCTCTTGGTATCAAACAGCTTGAACCAGATCCTTGGGAAACTTTAATGGCTAAATATCCAGTTGGATCAAAACATGCAGGCGTTGCGCGTAATCTTACCAACTTTGGTGTTTTCGTAGAACTTGAACCAGGAGTTGATGGATTAGTTCATATTTCTGATCTATCATGGACTAAGAAAATTCGTCATCCCGGGGAAGTTGTAAAGAAAAACGAAAGAATAGATGTATTAGTTCTTGGCGTTGATGTTGATCAAAGAAAAATATCACTCGGACATAAACAAATTATGGATAATCCTTGGGATACTTTTGAACAAGATTACTCAGTTGGTAAACTAACTGATGGTAAGGTTGTAAGAATAATTGAAAAAGGAATTATTGCTGAACTTCCTTCACACGTGGATGGTTTTGTACCGACAACTCAGCTTTCTACATCAAAGATTAAAAATATTGCTAATCACTTCCCTATCGATGCAACAATACCTTTGAAAGTTATCGAGTTTGATAAGGAAAGCAAGAAAATAGTTTTAAGTGCTATTGCAGCTCTTAAAGAAAAATCTGATGAAGAAATTGAACAGTACATCAATAACTTTAAATTAGAACGTGTCACTGTACAGAACATTCAAAATGCTGAAATGGGAACGATAGATTCTTCCGAATTCCCAATCTTTGAAGTTTCTGAACCTGAAGTTCTGAAAAAAGAAGAGACTGAATAA
- the mtaB gene encoding tRNA (N(6)-L-threonylcarbamoyladenosine(37)-C(2))-methylthiotransferase MtaB, translating to MPQTVALHTLGCKLNFSETSTIGNHFLKNGFSIVDMQDSADVYVFNTCTVTENAEKECRQLVRRVLRTNPDAYVIVTGCYAQLRANEIAAIDGVDAVLGSNEKFEIFTLLKDFNKKDLSCIYVSPKDELNKFGLASSTDADSRTRAYFKIQDGCDYKCTFCTIPLARGKSRSMNPELVVKEFTNLVNQGYKEIILTGVNVGDYGNSFNLNLFELLKNLIQVEGDFRIRISSIEPNLLTEEIIKLAANSDKLCNHFHIPLQSGSDTILRSMQRRYTVDNYKNVVLKVKEMIPDAAIGVDVIVGYPGETEKEFMETYNFLLDLPITYLHVFTYSERPDTKALTFVDSVEPSDRKSRNKRLRILSDKKKNYFYNQIIGKTIDVLFESEDDEGSIKGFSSNYIRVQNKFIKELENRVCSVLVNGIYNGLCYGDVKEIKNSVALEIS from the coding sequence ATGCCCCAAACAGTTGCACTACATACATTAGGATGTAAACTTAATTTTTCAGAAACATCTACAATTGGAAATCATTTTTTAAAAAACGGTTTTTCCATTGTTGATATGCAAGATAGTGCAGATGTTTATGTATTTAATACTTGCACCGTTACAGAAAATGCTGAAAAAGAATGTCGACAACTTGTACGAAGAGTTTTAAGAACAAATCCTGATGCTTATGTAATTGTTACTGGATGTTATGCGCAGTTAAGAGCCAACGAAATTGCTGCGATTGATGGCGTTGATGCAGTTCTTGGCAGTAATGAAAAGTTTGAGATATTTACTTTGTTGAAAGATTTTAATAAAAAAGATTTATCCTGTATTTATGTTTCACCAAAAGATGAACTAAATAAATTTGGATTAGCAAGTTCCACAGATGCTGATAGTAGAACTCGAGCTTATTTTAAAATTCAAGATGGCTGCGATTATAAATGTACTTTTTGTACAATTCCACTTGCCCGTGGCAAAAGCAGAAGCATGAATCCTGAACTTGTTGTAAAGGAATTTACAAATCTTGTTAATCAAGGATATAAAGAAATTATTCTAACAGGTGTAAATGTTGGCGATTATGGGAATTCCTTTAATCTAAATTTGTTTGAACTTCTAAAAAATCTTATTCAAGTAGAAGGCGATTTTAGAATTCGTATTAGTTCGATCGAACCAAATTTGCTTACGGAAGAAATTATTAAACTTGCAGCTAATTCAGATAAGCTTTGTAATCATTTTCATATTCCCTTGCAGAGCGGAAGCGATACTATATTACGATCAATGCAAAGAAGATATACAGTTGATAATTACAAAAATGTTGTATTAAAAGTTAAAGAAATGATTCCGGATGCTGCAATTGGCGTTGATGTAATTGTTGGCTATCCTGGCGAGACAGAAAAAGAATTTATGGAGACATATAATTTTCTTCTTGATCTACCAATTACTTACTTGCATGTTTTTACATATTCTGAGAGACCGGATACCAAGGCTTTAACTTTTGTAGATTCTGTTGAACCTTCCGATAGAAAAAGCAGAAATAAAAGGCTAAGAATTTTAAGTGATAAAAAGAAAAACTATTTTTATAATCAGATAATTGGAAAAACTATTGATGTTCTGTTTGAATCTGAAGATGACGAAGGATCAATAAAAGGGTTTTCCTCCAATTACATAAGAGTACAAAATAAATTTATCAAAGAATTAGAAAACCGGGTTTGCAGCGTTTTAGTTAATGGAATTTATAACGGTTTATGTTACGGTGATGTAAAAGAGATAAAAAATTCCGTTGCATTAGAAATATCCTAA
- the dnaX gene encoding DNA polymerase III subunit gamma/tau: MAYQVTARKWRPQKFEDVVGQEHITSTLKNAIKTNRIAHAYIFTGPRGVGKTTTARILAKALNCENPKDFEPCNECAMCKTINDSQTMDIIEIDGASNRGIDEIRTLRESVKYAPTRGKYKIYIIDEVHMLTKESFNAFLKTLEEPPAHTIFVFATTDIHKVPLTIISRCQRFDFRRIQLETIKSTLSNIAKQEKINIDDKTLTLISKKADGALRDAQSLFDQVISFCGDKIDSETVAKMLNLIDDDLFFTISDAILEKDFNVVFQTTEKIYQNGWDFIDFNDGLLEHFRNILTVILTEKTELVETAEVYRTKYANYIETFSKGDLLRILNYLSKLQQELRYSNNQKLKIEIALTNLVGLEKSATLSEIISGLESGSIEIKSTTENSIAKEKGSSTYSAKQIVPEKKSEIKIESNVKSKPFVPPIKETLSGIQKDLNFELITQKWQSFVDDVCKEKSFLLTPLFNKVKPINFDGTNLNLESSDPTTESSLLLHKEYINKKSSDFFGKKVNIKFGGDELPKVKSTANKEIKPTKSAKISKILDPYEKIIVEDLGGSEIN; encoded by the coding sequence ATGGCTTATCAAGTAACTGCTAGAAAATGGCGACCGCAAAAATTTGAAGATGTTGTTGGTCAGGAACATATAACATCAACTTTAAAAAATGCGATTAAAACAAATCGTATTGCACATGCTTATATTTTCACAGGTCCACGTGGTGTTGGTAAAACAACAACCGCAAGAATACTTGCCAAAGCTTTAAATTGTGAAAATCCAAAGGATTTTGAACCGTGTAATGAATGTGCAATGTGTAAAACGATTAACGATTCACAGACAATGGACATCATTGAAATTGATGGCGCATCAAATCGTGGTATAGATGAAATACGTACACTGCGTGAATCTGTTAAGTATGCACCAACACGCGGCAAATATAAAATTTATATTATAGATGAAGTTCACATGCTCACAAAGGAATCGTTTAACGCATTTCTGAAAACGTTGGAAGAACCTCCAGCACATACAATTTTTGTTTTTGCAACAACAGATATTCACAAAGTTCCACTTACAATTATTTCACGCTGCCAACGATTTGATTTTCGAAGGATTCAGCTTGAAACTATTAAAAGCACATTAAGTAATATTGCAAAACAAGAAAAAATAAATATTGATGATAAGACACTCACATTAATTTCGAAAAAAGCTGACGGTGCATTGCGCGATGCACAAAGTTTATTTGATCAGGTAATTTCATTTTGCGGGGATAAGATTGATTCTGAAACAGTCGCTAAAATGTTAAACTTGATTGATGATGATTTATTTTTTACAATCTCGGATGCAATACTTGAAAAAGATTTTAATGTCGTCTTTCAAACAACAGAAAAAATTTATCAGAATGGTTGGGATTTTATAGACTTTAATGATGGATTGCTGGAACATTTTAGAAATATTTTAACTGTTATCTTAACGGAAAAAACAGAACTTGTTGAAACAGCAGAAGTTTATCGAACAAAATATGCAAATTATATTGAGACTTTTTCTAAAGGAGACTTATTAAGAATATTAAATTACTTAAGTAAGCTCCAGCAGGAACTTAGATATTCTAACAATCAAAAACTTAAAATAGAGATCGCTTTAACAAATCTTGTTGGATTGGAAAAATCAGCAACGCTTTCAGAAATAATTTCAGGGTTAGAATCAGGAAGTATTGAAATAAAATCTACTACCGAAAATTCTATCGCAAAAGAAAAAGGTTCTTCAACATATTCTGCAAAACAAATTGTACCGGAAAAAAAAAGCGAAATTAAAATTGAATCAAATGTAAAATCAAAACCATTTGTTCCGCCGATCAAAGAAACACTTTCAGGGATCCAAAAAGATTTAAATTTTGAATTAATCACACAAAAGTGGCAGAGCTTTGTGGATGATGTTTGCAAAGAAAAATCATTTCTGCTAACTCCGCTTTTTAATAAAGTTAAGCCAATAAATTTTGATGGCACAAATCTGAATTTGGAATCATCTGACCCAACAACTGAGTCTTCCCTACTTCTCCATAAAGAGTATATCAATAAAAAATCTAGTGATTTTTTTGGTAAAAAAGTAAATATCAAGTTCGGCGGAGATGAGCTTCCAAAAGTAAAATCTACTGCAAATAAAGAGATCAAACCCACGAAAAGTGCTAAAATTTCCAAAATCCTCGATCCATATGAAAAAATCATTGTAGAAGATCTTGGCGGAAGTGAAATTAACTAA
- a CDS encoding GAF domain-containing protein, protein MSESLTINNSISLDEQYKLLVKQIRNLLNKDDNLITNLSNFIAALKQTFSKISWVGFYLFDGSKLYLGTFQGKVACTEIKLGSGVCGTSAQKRETIIVDDVDKFPGHIACDVESKSEIVVPIIIDGNLFGVLDIDSTEYASFNTTDKKYLEELVTFLSKEII, encoded by the coding sequence ATGTCAGAATCATTAACCATAAATAACTCTATTTCTTTGGATGAGCAATATAAACTATTAGTTAAACAGATTAGGAACCTATTGAATAAGGATGATAATCTGATTACGAATCTTTCTAATTTTATTGCTGCACTAAAACAAACTTTTTCAAAAATCAGTTGGGTGGGATTTTATCTTTTTGATGGATCAAAACTTTATCTCGGCACATTCCAGGGAAAAGTTGCCTGCACTGAAATAAAACTCGGCAGCGGGGTTTGTGGCACTTCTGCACAAAAAAGAGAAACAATTATTGTTGATGATGTAGATAAATTTCCAGGTCATATTGCTTGTGATGTCGAATCAAAATCTGAAATAGTTGTTCCAATAATTATAGATGGAAATCTGTTTGGAGTTTTGGATATAGATAGCACAGAATATGCTTCATTTAATACAACAGACAAAAAATATCTTGAAGAATTAGTAACTTTTTTAAGTAAAGAAATTATTTAA
- a CDS encoding (d)CMP kinase, producing the protein MSKNLIIAIDGPAGSGKSTTAKLVANRLNYLYIDTGAMYRAVTLFVLREKLMGKTDEIIKLANSLNIVLSFVDGETNITINGEDVSKEIRSFEVNSNVSEISCIEGVRKILVKKQQEMGKNGGVVMEGRDITTVVYPNADVKIFLTAGIDERAERRAKEFLEKGTDVPIDKVRENLKNRDFIDSNREASPLTQTPDSIKVDTSNTTITEQVELILNQVKIITDKKDTRI; encoded by the coding sequence ATGTCAAAAAATCTAATCATTGCCATAGACGGACCTGCAGGCTCCGGGAAAAGTACAACCGCAAAACTTGTAGCTAATAGATTAAATTATCTTTACATAGACACAGGTGCGATGTACCGAGCGGTCACTTTATTCGTTTTAAGAGAAAAATTGATGGGAAAAACGGATGAAATAATCAAGCTTGCAAACAGTTTAAATATTGTTCTAAGTTTTGTTGATGGTGAAACTAATATTACTATAAACGGAGAAGATGTTTCTAAAGAGATTCGGTCTTTTGAAGTGAATAGTAACGTTAGTGAAATTAGCTGCATTGAAGGCGTTAGAAAAATTCTTGTAAAGAAACAGCAAGAAATGGGAAAAAATGGCGGCGTTGTTATGGAAGGTAGAGATATAACAACTGTTGTTTATCCAAATGCTGATGTTAAGATTTTTCTTACCGCTGGTATTGATGAGCGGGCTGAAAGGCGAGCTAAAGAATTTTTAGAAAAAGGGACTGATGTTCCTATTGATAAAGTTAGAGAGAATTTGAAAAATAGAGATTTTATTGATTCAAATCGTGAAGCAAGTCCGTTAACTCAAACTCCGGATTCAATAAAAGTTGATACTTCAAACACCACAATAACAGAACAAGTTGAATTGATTTTGAATCAAGTAAAAATTATCACTGATAAAAAAGATACTAGAATTTAA
- a CDS encoding prolyl oligopeptidase family serine peptidase, with amino-acid sequence MITPSFAQEEKQTTHNFQKEITKTLTANYLLYLPKDYAESENKFPLVLFLHGAGERGTDLEKVKTHGLPKLINEGKEFPFIVVSPQCSEDKVWSTDILSALLDEIETNYLVDKNRIYVTGLSMGGNGTWSLAIAQPKRFAAIAPVCGWNMPSDACRLKDMPIWVFHGAKDNVIPIESSEFMVERLKSCGSDVKFTVYPEANHNSWTETYNNEELYKWFLEQSLNK; translated from the coding sequence ATGATAACACCTTCATTTGCACAAGAAGAAAAACAAACCACTCACAATTTTCAAAAAGAAATTACAAAGACTTTAACTGCAAATTATCTTCTTTATCTCCCTAAAGATTATGCAGAAAGTGAGAATAAATTTCCATTAGTTTTATTTTTACATGGCGCTGGAGAAAGAGGAACCGATTTAGAAAAAGTTAAAACACACGGGCTGCCAAAATTAATTAATGAAGGAAAAGAATTCCCATTTATCGTGGTTTCCCCACAATGTTCTGAAGATAAGGTTTGGAGTACAGATATTCTTTCAGCTTTATTAGATGAGATTGAAACAAATTATCTTGTTGATAAAAATAGAATTTATGTAACTGGATTAAGTATGGGTGGTAATGGAACGTGGTCGCTCGCAATTGCACAACCAAAACGTTTTGCTGCGATTGCACCTGTTTGCGGTTGGAATATGCCTTCTGACGCCTGCAGGTTAAAAGATATGCCTATTTGGGTGTTTCATGGCGCAAAAGATAATGTAATTCCCATTGAATCTTCAGAATTTATGGTTGAAAGACTGAAATCATGTGGTTCGGATGTTAAGTTTACAGTTTATCCGGAAGCAAATCATAACTCGTGGACAGAAACTTATAATAATGAAGAATTATATAAATGGTTTCTTGAACAATCTTTAAATAAATAA
- a CDS encoding T9SS type A sorting domain-containing protein: MGFNIERADISNDVGNLSWKTIGFLNGSGTSTEQKSYSFNDENLTTGKYQYRLKQIDFDGSFEYSNQIETEITSLIAFSLEQNYPNPFNPSTTIKYNIPSVISSEGKNVIVTVKVYDVMGNEIATLVNENKSVGNYEVVFNAKNLSSGVYFYKLKVGNRAITKKMVLIR, translated from the coding sequence ATGGGATTTAATATTGAACGTGCTGACATTTCGAATGATGTGGGAAATCTTTCTTGGAAGACGATTGGATTTTTAAATGGCAGTGGAACTTCGACTGAACAGAAATCTTATTCCTTTAATGATGAAAATTTAACGACTGGAAAATATCAATACAGATTAAAACAAATAGATTTTGATGGATCGTTTGAATATTCAAACCAGATCGAAACTGAAATTACTTCTCTAATTGCATTTTCTTTGGAACAGAATTATCCAAACCCATTTAATCCAAGTACAACAATTAAATATAACATTCCAAGTGTCATTTCGTCCGAAGGGAAAAATGTTATTGTAACAGTTAAGGTTTATGATGTTATGGGAAATGAAATTGCTACTTTGGTTAACGAAAATAAATCTGTAGGAAATTATGAAGTTGTGTTTAATGCAAAAAATCTTTCTAGCGGTGTTTATTTTTATAAATTAAAAGTGGGGAATAGGGCAATCACAAAAAAAATGGTTTTGATAAGATAA